The Nitratidesulfovibrio sp. SRB-5 genome includes a window with the following:
- a CDS encoding septal ring lytic transglycosylase RlpA family protein: MTRRHPLLYPTTILMLCALLLAALPAAASEAPTKRGRASWYSDDLHGKKTASGESYDMNALTAAHKTLPLGTVVRVTNLSNGRSVLVTVNDRGPYRGNRDIDVSYSAAKQLGIVKPGSAAVRIEVLGDAKGRPLDPDSAYFVRIRSYASKAEAERLVRKLEREGEAAVRVRARTENGRKRWMVCVGPFRDFDDARALRRHLMQRHADIDIVADRARD; the protein is encoded by the coding sequence ATGACCCGACGACACCCCCTACTATACCCGACGACCATCCTGATGCTCTGTGCGCTGCTGCTCGCGGCACTGCCCGCGGCGGCCAGCGAGGCGCCGACCAAACGCGGTCGCGCCTCGTGGTACAGCGACGATCTGCACGGCAAGAAGACCGCCAGCGGCGAAAGCTACGACATGAACGCCCTGACGGCCGCGCACAAGACCCTGCCCCTCGGCACGGTGGTCCGCGTGACCAACCTTTCCAACGGTCGCTCCGTGCTGGTCACGGTGAATGACCGAGGCCCCTATCGCGGCAATCGCGACATCGACGTCTCCTACTCCGCCGCGAAACAACTGGGCATCGTCAAGCCGGGCAGCGCCGCCGTGCGCATCGAGGTGCTGGGTGACGCCAAGGGCCGTCCTCTGGACCCCGACAGCGCCTATTTCGTCCGCATCAGGTCGTACGCCAGCAAGGCCGAAGCCGAACGGCTGGTCCGCAAGCTTGAACGCGAAGGCGAAGCCGCCGTGCGCGTCCGGGCGCGCACGGAAAACGGTCGCAAGCGCTGGATGGTCTGCGTGGGCCCCTTCCGCGATTTCGACGACGCACGCGCCCTGCGCCGCCACCTGATGCAGCGCCACGCCGACATCGACATCGTGGCCGACCGCGCCCGCGACTGA